TGCGCCGATCAGGGCAATCGGCTCACCTCTTAACTCAGACTCTTTGAGCCCGGAAAGAAGCGCTTTGAGATTCAGACCGAGGGGGGAGATCAGATAGCGGCTTTCCGGGGTGCCAAACCTTTTTCGAACCTCTTCCAGACCGATAGCCATACCCATTTTGGGTACCATTTTCGGAGAAGGCACCATGAACAGAATCTTCATCCTCTCTACATCCGGAAACAGGTAGGAACGCGTCAGAAGGCCATTCGCCTCTTTTATCAGCCGGACAGCGCCTGCGTCCCTGAAAATCTTCCCCTTAATGGCAGGGTTGCTTGTTCCGCTGGTAAAATAGGCATGCTCTGCTTTTTCAACCGGAAAAGACGCCAGCGCGAATTTCTTAAAGGCCAGGGATGGGACAGCAGGAATTTGATCCCAATCGGTTACCGTATCGGGGGATACACCCTTATTTTTGCAATATTCTCTATATGGCTCAATAGTATGATATTGAAGCTTAAACTCCTGCATGGCCAATTCAACAAATCGTTCTTCATTCCCGCCCTCAAGACCTCGATGGATGAATTCTAAAATATCTTGATCAAGTTGTTTTACAAAATCTGATTCCAGAGAATAATCCATGAGATTAAAACCTTTGGTAAAGCCTTACATTATTTCAGACGAGAATGAATCTGTCCGACTTTAGACAACTTCCTGCGCATAACATAATTTATCATTTTTGTGGCCAGCTTGCCGCCGGGATGCCATACCGAATGATCAATGTCTATCTTACCTATTTTTTTATTCCATTTGCCGATAACCTCAAAACCATCTTCTGTCTCAAAGCCAAGATTATCTGTCTGAACGGCAAAGCCCGCCAACCGATTGGTGAGATCATAATGCCGCAGCAGACCGATTTCGCCTTTTGGCAATCTCTTAAATTCCCGGGTATCCACGACGATAGTTCTGGTCCATGGAGGCATCTCTTTGTATCTTTCTTTCTTTACACTTGAAAAGGAATTCTTCAAGACATTATCAAAATAAACGGTGCTGTTTTCGCATATCCAGAGAACATTTATGCAGCAGTCTTCCTCTATTCCTAACACCTGTACACATTTTTTAAAGTATTCTTCTTTTGAGCACCCCGTATATCGACCCATATAGCCGCCGGTATCACAAATCCTGCTACCTTCTGGGAGGCTGAACCTTATACCCTCTTTTTCGCAGGCATCAAGAAAGAGGACAAGTCCAAAAGTGGCGCCAATTAAAGCCAAAGGCTCCCCGGTTTTTTCGGCCTGCTTCAAGGATTTTAATAATGTCTTTATGTCAAGCCCAAAAAAGGATATAAGAAATCGGCTGTCAGAAGTTCCAAATTCCATCCTCACATG
Above is a genomic segment from Anaerolineae bacterium containing:
- a CDS encoding acyl-protein synthetase, with protein sequence MKQHDQDILEFVLRGLDHLDEKRFNELALKEFERQYNVSAPYKEFCKSLNVVPETIAHWEEIPAVSSFAFKKAVIDSLPAEKAEQIYLSSGIVQLEKRKEKTYRDKWAVAMIRTGNTLLTKAYLFPDVEKMKILFMVPSPKMAPLMEMAIGMEHVRMEFGTSDSRFLISFFGLDIKTLLKSLKQAEKTGEPLALIGATFGLVLFLDACEKEGIRFSLPEGSRICDTGGYMGRYTGCSKEEYFKKCVQVLGIEEDCCINVLWICENSTVYFDNVLKNSFSSVKKERYKEMPPWTRTIVVDTREFKRLPKGEIGLLRHYDLTNRLAGFAVQTDNLGFETEDGFEVIGKWNKKIGKIDIDHSVWHPGGKLATKMINYVMRRKLSKVGQIHSRLK
- a CDS encoding acyl-protein synthetase produces the protein MDYSLESDFVKQLDQDILEFIHRGLEGGNEERFVELAMQEFKLQYHTIEPYREYCKNKGVSPDTVTDWDQIPAVPSLAFKKFALASFPVEKAEHAYFTSGTSNPAIKGKIFRDAGAVRLIKEANGLLTRSYLFPDVERMKILFMVPSPKMVPKMGMAIGLEEVRKRFGTPESRYLISPLGLNLKALLSGLKESELRGEPIALIGATSGFIYFLKACEKDGVSFKLPEGSRICDGGGYLGQFGECTREEYFSRCEKLLGIKEIFCVNVLGMGETSTNYFDNVLRNFIACKEVPRCKEVPLWTRTIVVDTRDFKRVPVGEIGLLRHYDLANRAQVFAVQTDNLGVETEHGFEIIGRWNKELGAIGIDYSATGHPGGKIVTQLTNFLMRRSLSGIGKIYSRLTPNRVRND